One part of the Corynebacterium aurimucosum ATCC 700975 genome encodes these proteins:
- a CDS encoding 1-phosphofructokinase family hexose kinase — protein sequence MILTLTPNPSIDATVRLNEELEPGAVHRAGSVSSVAGGKGVNVTHAVTLANVDSLALLPAVASDPFLALAADASIPVHAVPTHGAVRTNTTLTEPDGRTTKLNGPGPTLEADVQQAVAETLAEHCAHAEWIVMAGSLPQGVPTDWYTQLICVAREANPDIRVAVDTSDAPMVALGENLETASPDLIKPNGLELGQLANVDGQALEAAAENGDFSGVVKAARVVVKRGIPEVLVTLGGAGAVLVTADEAWAATPPPITLRSTVGAGDSSLSGYILARRSGASYSEALRQAVAYGSAAAALPGTQIPTPEELDIEHTTVSAVTDL from the coding sequence ATGATCCTTACCTTGACCCCCAACCCAAGCATCGACGCCACCGTGCGCCTGAACGAGGAACTCGAGCCAGGTGCTGTACACCGCGCAGGGTCTGTATCCAGCGTTGCCGGTGGTAAAGGCGTCAACGTTACGCACGCCGTAACGCTCGCTAACGTCGACAGTCTGGCCCTTCTACCGGCTGTGGCCTCAGACCCGTTCTTAGCCCTCGCCGCTGACGCGTCTATTCCCGTACACGCCGTGCCGACGCATGGCGCGGTGCGCACCAATACCACCCTGACCGAACCGGATGGCCGTACGACCAAACTCAATGGTCCCGGCCCTACGCTTGAGGCGGATGTTCAACAGGCCGTAGCCGAAACGCTGGCTGAGCACTGCGCACATGCTGAGTGGATCGTCATGGCGGGCTCTCTTCCCCAAGGCGTTCCTACAGATTGGTACACGCAGCTCATCTGTGTCGCGCGCGAAGCCAACCCCGACATCCGTGTAGCCGTCGACACCTCCGACGCCCCTATGGTGGCTCTCGGAGAAAACCTCGAAACCGCCAGCCCCGACCTCATCAAGCCGAATGGTCTTGAGCTTGGCCAGCTAGCCAACGTGGATGGTCAGGCCCTCGAAGCTGCCGCCGAGAACGGTGATTTTAGCGGTGTGGTCAAGGCCGCAAGGGTCGTCGTCAAGCGCGGCATCCCCGAAGTTCTCGTCACCCTGGGTGGCGCTGGCGCAGTGCTGGTCACTGCCGATGAAGCGTGGGCCGCTACTCCCCCGCCGATTACCCTGCGCTCTACCGTGGGTGCCGGTGATTCTTCGCTCTCCGGCTATATCCTCGCCCGCCGCTCCGGTGCCTCCTACTCGGAAGCCCTGCGCCAGGCTGTGGCCTACGGTTCAGCAGCCGCTGCACTCCCGGGAACCCAAATTCCAACCCCTGAAGAACTAGATATCGAACACACGACGGTTTCGGCCGTCACCGACCTTTAG
- a CDS encoding PTS fructose transporter subunit IIABC, whose translation MSSQLITTDLVALDANFGDSIESVITNLATLVHDTGRATSVEELAGPAIEREAKAGTGVPGGVAIPHCRSAAVSEPTLAFARLSRGVDFSGPDGDAYLVFLIAAPEGGGKAHLKILSKLARALVKKDFLEALRTAQTKEEIVSLVLDVVNAEKPKKKAAASESAPAAAAAAPAPSKAADSQKTRIVAVTACPTGIAHTYMAADALTQTAEERHDVELTVETQGSSNNTAVSADTIAAADAVIFATDVGVRDRERFAGKPVVESGVKRAINEPGVMLDEAIAASKNPNAHKVAGTAGAASSSSVEEGEGLGWGKRIQQAIMTGVSYMVPFVAAGGLLLALGFLFGGYDMANGWQAITSDYSLTNLPGHDVMVDGEMMTFKKAGFALYIGAVLFAIGQASMGFIVAALSGYIAFALAGRPGIAPGFAGGAIAVTLGAGFIGGLVTGLIAGFVAMWIGKWKVPRWIGSLMPVVIIPLLATMVTGLLMYLLLGAPLAAIMEGLQNWLSSMSGSSAVLLGIILGLMMCSDLGGPVNKAAYLFATAGLSTGDEASMKIMAAVMASGMVPPIALSIATFVRKNLFTPAEQENGKSAWLLGLSFVSEGAIPFAAADPLRVIPSMMLGGAVTGALSMSLDVMSRAPHGGIFVIFAIEPAWAYFVAILAGVIVSASAVIAMKQFWPNKAAEEAAAKADKAKAAA comes from the coding sequence ATGTCATCACAACTCATCACCACCGATCTTGTGGCGCTCGACGCCAACTTCGGTGACAGCATCGAATCAGTCATCACCAACCTGGCCACGCTTGTCCACGACACCGGCCGCGCCACCTCCGTGGAGGAACTGGCTGGCCCCGCCATCGAGCGTGAAGCAAAGGCTGGCACCGGTGTACCCGGTGGCGTTGCCATCCCACACTGCCGCTCCGCCGCAGTGTCTGAACCCACCTTGGCCTTCGCCCGACTCTCGCGCGGCGTGGACTTCTCCGGCCCCGATGGCGACGCCTACCTGGTGTTCCTCATCGCCGCCCCGGAAGGTGGCGGTAAGGCGCACCTGAAGATCCTCTCCAAGCTTGCCCGCGCGCTGGTGAAGAAGGACTTCTTGGAGGCTCTGCGAACCGCGCAGACCAAGGAGGAAATCGTCTCCCTGGTCCTCGACGTAGTCAACGCCGAAAAGCCGAAGAAGAAGGCTGCGGCCAGCGAATCGGCACCAGCCGCTGCGGCTGCAGCGCCTGCCCCGAGCAAGGCTGCGGATTCACAGAAGACCCGCATCGTAGCCGTCACCGCATGCCCGACCGGCATTGCCCACACATACATGGCAGCCGACGCCCTCACCCAAACCGCCGAGGAGCGCCACGATGTCGAGCTCACCGTAGAAACCCAGGGATCCTCCAATAACACCGCTGTTTCTGCAGACACCATCGCGGCTGCCGACGCCGTCATCTTCGCTACCGATGTCGGTGTTCGCGACCGGGAGCGCTTCGCCGGAAAGCCCGTTGTTGAATCGGGCGTCAAGCGCGCCATCAACGAGCCGGGCGTGATGCTCGATGAAGCTATCGCTGCGTCCAAGAACCCCAACGCACACAAGGTCGCAGGCACGGCGGGCGCAGCCTCCTCTAGTTCCGTGGAAGAAGGCGAAGGACTAGGCTGGGGCAAACGCATTCAGCAGGCCATCATGACCGGTGTGTCCTACATGGTGCCCTTCGTCGCTGCCGGTGGCCTTCTCTTGGCCTTGGGCTTCCTCTTCGGTGGCTACGACATGGCCAACGGTTGGCAGGCCATCACCAGCGATTACTCGTTGACCAACCTGCCGGGCCATGACGTCATGGTTGATGGCGAAATGATGACCTTCAAGAAGGCAGGGTTCGCCCTGTACATCGGCGCCGTGCTCTTCGCCATCGGTCAAGCATCGATGGGATTCATCGTCGCGGCGCTCTCCGGCTACATCGCCTTCGCGCTGGCAGGCCGCCCGGGCATCGCGCCGGGCTTCGCAGGTGGTGCCATTGCGGTCACCCTCGGTGCTGGCTTCATCGGTGGTCTGGTCACCGGCCTTATCGCTGGCTTTGTTGCGATGTGGATTGGCAAGTGGAAGGTCCCGCGCTGGATCGGCTCCCTCATGCCTGTGGTCATCATCCCGCTGCTCGCCACGATGGTTACTGGCCTGCTCATGTACCTGCTGCTCGGTGCACCGCTGGCCGCCATCATGGAAGGCCTGCAGAACTGGCTGTCCTCCATGTCCGGTTCCTCCGCGGTCCTTCTGGGCATCATCCTGGGACTTATGATGTGCTCCGACTTGGGTGGCCCGGTCAACAAGGCTGCTTACCTCTTCGCTACTGCTGGCCTGTCCACGGGTGATGAGGCTTCCATGAAGATCATGGCCGCCGTCATGGCTTCCGGTATGGTTCCCCCGATTGCCCTGTCCATCGCGACCTTTGTACGCAAGAACCTGTTCACGCCTGCGGAGCAGGAAAACGGTAAATCCGCCTGGCTGCTGGGTCTGTCCTTCGTCTCCGAGGGCGCTATCCCGTTCGCTGCTGCCGACCCACTGCGTGTCATCCCGTCGATGATGCTCGGTGGCGCAGTGACGGGTGCTCTGTCGATGTCCCTGGACGTCATGTCTCGCGCCCCGCACGGCGGAATCTTTGTTATCTTCGCTATCGAACCTGCGTGGGCTTACTTCGTGGCTATCCTTGCCGGCGTCATCGTGTCCGCCAGTGCGGTCATCGCGATGAAGCAGTTCTGGCCTAACAAGGCTGCTGAAGAGGCTGCTGCGAAGGCAGACAAGGCTAAGGCCGCCGCCTAG
- a CDS encoding HPr family phosphocarrier protein, whose protein sequence is MASKTVKVGSSVGLHARPASIIADAAAEFDEDIFLTLVGDEDEDETDAASSLMIMALGAEQGDEVTVTSENEAAVEKIAGLIEQDLDAS, encoded by the coding sequence ATGGCTTCTAAGACCGTCAAGGTTGGTTCCTCCGTCGGACTGCACGCACGTCCGGCCTCCATCATCGCTGACGCCGCCGCTGAGTTCGACGAGGACATCTTCCTCACTCTTGTTGGCGATGAGGACGAGGATGAGACCGATGCTGCTTCCTCCCTCATGATCATGGCTCTCGGCGCCGAGCAGGGCGACGAAGTCACCGTGACCTCCGAGAACGAGGCGGCTGTCGAGAAGATCGCCGGCCTCATCGAGCAGGACCTCGACGCTTCCTAA
- a CDS encoding uracil-xanthine permease family protein: MSNFGWAVHGDGKTIKPGAVVAPEERLSWGRTIGIGMQHVVAMFGATLLVPTLTGFPVNTTLLFSGLGTILFLLITRNRLPSYLGSSFAFIAPLSASQQYGIGAQAGSVLVTGLVLVAIGFAVKAAGRKVLDAVMPPAVTGAIVALIGLNLAPNAASNYSSQPLVATVTLAVIILATVAGRGMVSRLSILIGVVVGWAFAAATGNLGEGAVESIREAAWIGFPQFHAPEFHVSAIAAALPVLVVLIAENVGHVKAVSEMTKRDLDDLAGDALIADGLATSLAGGFGGSGTTTYAENIGVMAATRVYSTAAYWVAAITAIALAFIPKFGALIFTIPTGVLGGACIVLYGLIGMLGVRIWMDNKVNFNNPVNLTAAAVALIAGIGNLTLDVFGVTLEGIAWGSVGIIVLYPVMKKLYGTIGEGRGAKY; this comes from the coding sequence GTGAGTAATTTTGGCTGGGCCGTCCACGGGGACGGAAAAACGATTAAGCCGGGCGCGGTTGTCGCACCCGAAGAACGATTGAGCTGGGGCCGCACCATCGGCATCGGCATGCAGCACGTGGTGGCCATGTTCGGCGCGACCCTGCTGGTGCCCACCCTGACCGGGTTCCCGGTCAATACGACGCTGCTGTTTTCAGGCTTGGGAACAATCCTATTCCTCCTGATTACCCGCAACCGCTTGCCTTCCTACCTGGGCTCCTCCTTCGCGTTCATTGCGCCGCTGAGTGCCTCCCAGCAGTACGGCATTGGCGCGCAGGCAGGTTCCGTCTTAGTGACTGGCCTGGTCTTGGTGGCGATTGGTTTCGCGGTGAAGGCAGCGGGCCGCAAGGTTCTTGACGCCGTCATGCCGCCGGCCGTGACCGGCGCCATTGTGGCACTGATCGGCCTCAACTTGGCACCCAATGCTGCCAGCAATTATTCGAGCCAGCCTCTGGTTGCCACGGTGACGCTGGCGGTCATCATCCTTGCCACCGTCGCTGGTCGCGGCATGGTTTCGCGTCTGTCGATTCTTATCGGCGTCGTCGTCGGCTGGGCTTTCGCGGCTGCCACGGGCAACCTTGGCGAGGGTGCTGTGGAATCCATCCGTGAAGCAGCTTGGATTGGCTTCCCCCAGTTCCATGCGCCGGAGTTCCATGTCTCTGCCATCGCGGCAGCCCTGCCGGTGCTGGTCGTTTTGATTGCTGAGAACGTCGGCCACGTCAAAGCGGTCTCTGAGATGACCAAGCGCGATCTCGATGATCTCGCTGGCGACGCTCTCATTGCCGATGGCCTGGCCACCTCCTTAGCCGGTGGGTTCGGCGGCTCCGGTACAACGACCTATGCGGAGAATATTGGCGTCATGGCCGCGACCCGCGTCTACTCCACGGCCGCCTACTGGGTAGCTGCTATCACAGCCATCGCTCTGGCCTTCATCCCGAAGTTCGGCGCGCTTATCTTCACCATCCCTACCGGCGTGCTGGGTGGTGCTTGCATCGTCCTCTACGGCCTCATCGGCATGCTCGGCGTGCGCATCTGGATGGACAACAAGGTCAACTTCAATAACCCGGTTAACCTCACGGCGGCGGCGGTGGCGCTCATCGCGGGTATTGGCAACCTCACTCTCGACGTCTTCGGCGTGACGCTTGAGGGCATTGCCTGGGGCTCGGTTGGCATCATCGTGCTCTACCCGGTGATGAAGAAGCTCTACGGCACTATCGGCGAAGGCCGCGGCGCGAAGTACTAG
- the hflX gene encoding GTPase HflX translates to MTKETHDVLLAQAFGEPAPSSQEPTTGDLDLAERNAFRRVTRETTIRAEDTTDGYEVEYRKLRLEQVVLVGVWTEGTVAEVEATMSELAALTETAGAEVVEALYQKRDKPDPGTYIGSGKVNELKDIVAATGADTVVCDGELTPGQLSALERALNTKVIDRTMLILDIFAQHAKSKEGKAQVSLAQLEYLYTHTRGWGGNLSRQAGGRAGSNGGVGLRGPGETKIETDRRRIRTQMALLRKELKAMKTAREIKRSRRASSTIPQIAIAGYTNAGKSSLINAMTGAGVLVEDALFATLDPTTRRAELADGRQVVFTDTVGFVRHLPTQLVEAFKSTLEEVLSADLMLHVVDGSDPFPLKQIEAVNAVIYDIVKETGEDAPPEIIVINKIDQADPLVLAELRHALDRDNVVYVSAKTGEGIDELTTRVELFLNSRDEHVQLLIPFTRGDVVDRIHTQGTVRSEEYTGEGTLVDVRLPASIAAELSEFRVSGEDT, encoded by the coding sequence ATGACAAAAGAAACCCATGATGTTCTCCTCGCGCAGGCTTTTGGTGAGCCCGCGCCTTCCTCACAGGAGCCGACTACCGGTGATCTCGACCTAGCTGAGCGCAACGCCTTCCGCCGGGTAACCCGCGAGACCACCATTCGCGCAGAAGACACCACCGACGGCTACGAAGTGGAGTACCGCAAGCTGCGCCTTGAACAAGTAGTCCTCGTGGGGGTGTGGACTGAAGGCACCGTGGCCGAGGTTGAGGCCACTATGTCGGAGCTCGCGGCGCTCACGGAAACCGCGGGAGCCGAAGTGGTAGAAGCCCTGTATCAGAAGCGAGATAAGCCGGACCCGGGCACCTATATTGGTTCCGGCAAAGTGAACGAGCTCAAGGACATCGTGGCTGCCACTGGCGCGGATACCGTGGTGTGCGACGGTGAGCTAACCCCCGGCCAGCTCTCTGCCTTGGAGCGTGCGCTCAACACCAAAGTTATCGACCGCACCATGCTCATCTTGGATATTTTTGCGCAGCACGCCAAGTCCAAGGAAGGCAAGGCCCAGGTCTCGCTCGCGCAGTTGGAATACCTTTATACGCATACCCGTGGTTGGGGCGGCAATCTCTCGCGCCAGGCGGGCGGCCGTGCTGGTTCCAACGGCGGCGTCGGTCTGCGCGGCCCCGGTGAAACCAAGATTGAGACGGACCGTCGGCGTATCCGCACGCAGATGGCGCTGCTGCGTAAGGAGCTTAAGGCGATGAAGACGGCGCGTGAGATTAAGCGCTCGCGCCGTGCGTCATCGACGATCCCGCAGATTGCGATCGCCGGCTACACCAACGCTGGTAAGTCTTCGCTCATCAACGCGATGACGGGCGCTGGCGTGCTGGTGGAGGATGCACTGTTCGCTACCTTGGACCCCACCACCCGCCGCGCCGAGCTTGCTGATGGCCGCCAGGTCGTGTTCACCGATACCGTTGGTTTCGTCCGCCACCTTCCCACACAGTTGGTGGAGGCCTTCAAGTCCACCTTGGAGGAGGTCCTCTCAGCAGACTTGATGCTGCACGTCGTGGACGGCTCAGATCCTTTCCCGCTGAAGCAAATTGAGGCGGTTAATGCGGTCATCTATGACATCGTAAAAGAAACCGGTGAGGACGCCCCGCCGGAGATCATCGTCATCAACAAGATTGACCAGGCCGATCCGCTGGTGCTGGCGGAGCTGCGCCACGCCCTCGACCGCGATAACGTGGTTTATGTCTCCGCTAAGACGGGGGAGGGCATCGACGAGCTCACCACACGCGTGGAGCTCTTCCTCAATTCCCGGGACGAGCATGTGCAGTTGCTTATTCCGTTTACCCGCGGGGACGTGGTCGATCGCATCCATACCCAGGGCACGGTGCGCAGCGAGGAGTACACGGGGGAGGGCACGCTTGTCGACGTCCGCCTGCCCGCCTCCATCGCCGCCGAACTCAGCGAATTTCGCGTGTCTGGTGAGGATACTTAG
- the dapF gene encoding diaminopimelate epimerase has protein sequence MKFAKGHGTENDFVIVEGTGPLPPEKVVALCDRRAGIGADGVLRIIRAGELLASGEIDELAPGINADDWFMDYRNADGSVAEMCGNGTRVFAHWVRSRGLLEEDTFTVGTRAGAKQVTVHSFSETEAEVSVEMGPAQVLGVSTASMAGESFAGLGVDMGNPHLAAVIPGLTAEDLAAKRLEQPVFDADFFPAGVNVELVTPLCDGVIHMRVFERGSGETRSCGTGTVAAACAALADASQVTGHVRVIVPGGEVEVEITEDGSTLTGPSRIVATGETSL, from the coding sequence ATGAAGTTTGCTAAAGGCCACGGAACTGAGAACGACTTCGTCATTGTGGAAGGAACCGGGCCGCTACCGCCGGAAAAGGTAGTGGCACTGTGTGACCGTCGAGCGGGAATCGGCGCCGACGGTGTATTACGCATCATCCGCGCTGGAGAGCTGCTTGCCAGCGGGGAAATCGATGAGCTCGCGCCGGGTATTAACGCCGATGACTGGTTCATGGACTACCGCAACGCGGATGGCTCCGTGGCGGAAATGTGCGGCAACGGCACCCGCGTCTTCGCACATTGGGTGCGCTCCCGTGGGTTGTTGGAAGAGGACACCTTCACCGTGGGCACGCGCGCCGGCGCCAAGCAGGTTACCGTGCACTCTTTCAGCGAGACCGAGGCCGAAGTCAGCGTGGAGATGGGACCAGCACAGGTGCTCGGTGTCTCCACGGCCTCGATGGCGGGGGAGAGCTTCGCCGGGCTGGGAGTGGACATGGGAAACCCCCATTTGGCGGCCGTTATCCCGGGTCTCACTGCGGAAGATTTGGCGGCCAAGCGTCTTGAGCAGCCCGTCTTTGACGCCGATTTCTTCCCAGCAGGCGTCAATGTCGAGCTGGTGACACCTTTGTGCGATGGAGTGATTCACATGCGCGTCTTCGAGCGCGGCTCGGGGGAGACTCGCTCGTGTGGCACCGGAACGGTGGCGGCAGCGTGCGCCGCGCTTGCCGACGCCTCCCAGGTCACCGGCCACGTCCGCGTCATTGTTCCGGGCGGCGAGGTAGAGGTGGAAATCACCGAAGACGGCTCCACGCTGACGGGGCCTTCGCGCATCGTGGCTACTGGTGAAACTTCACTATAA
- the miaA gene encoding tRNA (adenosine(37)-N6)-dimethylallyltransferase MiaA, whose protein sequence is MTNTHPHAPTPIAVVGPTASGKSALGVALAHELDGEVVNVDSMQLYRGMDIGTAKLTLEEREGIPHHQLDVWDVTETASVARYQSSAIADIESIRARGKTPILVGGSMLYVQSLVDDWQFPPTDPQVRARWEARRQEIGTDALHAELAHVDPAAAEIIEDKDPRRTVRALEVIELTGKPFKASQPPKDAPPRWGTRILGLRTEASWLNPRIELRSRLMFDKGLVEEVESLQTRGLKAESTAGRAIGYAQVLQAQRGELTWEEAVERTITGTRRYVRRQRAWFNRDKRIHWLDAAADTSTQALRVLEGR, encoded by the coding sequence ATGACTAATACGCACCCTCACGCCCCAACCCCCATCGCAGTGGTGGGCCCGACGGCTTCCGGAAAATCGGCGCTCGGCGTAGCTCTTGCGCACGAGCTTGACGGGGAGGTTGTCAACGTTGATTCGATGCAGCTTTACCGGGGCATGGACATCGGCACCGCCAAGCTAACGCTGGAGGAACGTGAAGGTATCCCACACCATCAGCTCGATGTGTGGGACGTGACGGAAACGGCGTCGGTAGCGCGCTATCAGTCCTCTGCCATCGCGGATATCGAGAGCATTCGAGCGCGTGGCAAAACCCCGATCTTGGTGGGCGGCTCCATGCTCTACGTCCAATCACTCGTGGATGATTGGCAATTCCCGCCCACTGATCCGCAGGTGCGCGCTCGTTGGGAGGCCCGGCGCCAAGAGATCGGCACCGATGCCTTGCACGCGGAGCTTGCCCACGTGGACCCTGCCGCCGCGGAGATCATCGAGGACAAAGACCCACGCCGCACAGTTCGTGCACTGGAAGTCATCGAACTTACGGGCAAGCCTTTCAAAGCCAGCCAGCCGCCGAAGGATGCCCCGCCCCGGTGGGGCACGAGAATCCTCGGGTTGCGCACGGAAGCCAGCTGGCTGAACCCGCGCATCGAGCTGCGTAGCCGCCTCATGTTCGACAAGGGGCTGGTGGAGGAAGTTGAGAGCCTCCAAACCCGCGGCTTGAAGGCTGAGTCCACCGCCGGGCGGGCTATCGGCTATGCTCAAGTTCTCCAAGCCCAGCGCGGAGAGCTGACATGGGAGGAGGCAGTGGAGCGCACCATCACCGGAACCCGGCGCTATGTGCGCCGCCAGCGCGCCTGGTTCAACCGCGATAAACGGATCCACTGGTTGGATGCTGCGGCTGATACGAGCACGCAGGCTTTGCGTGTCCTTGAAGGACGTTAG
- a CDS encoding DUF349 domain-containing protein, which yields MSAIPSPGAMPRKGARPGPSASAPAARPVQPAKNDPAKWGRVDADGSVFVKSPEGERKIGEWQAGTPEEGLAHFGARYDDLSTEIELLESRLKAHPDDAASIKTTAAELRDSLPTQAVIGDIAALDKRLSTVIEHSVEAGEQAQADKARRREEAIAKKEKLAAEAEDIAANSTEWKAAGDRIRAILEEWKQIRGIDRQTDDALWKRYSRARDSFNRRRGSHFAELDRNRAAARAKKEELVERAEAIKESTNWGETARAYRDLMTEWKAAGRAPREIDDKLWARFRAAQDHFFNARNAVNDERDKQFAENAAAKDALIAEYDSQIDPSKSIDTAKAKLRELQEKWEEIGFVPRNQVREYESKISALEKRVSDAEDSQWRRTDPEAQARVAQFQAKVDEFTAQAEAAEAKGNSKKAEELRAQAQQWQEFADAAAAAVNEK from the coding sequence ATGTCCGCTATTCCTTCTCCTGGAGCCATGCCCCGCAAGGGCGCTCGTCCCGGCCCGTCGGCTTCCGCCCCCGCCGCACGCCCCGTGCAGCCCGCAAAGAATGATCCCGCCAAATGGGGCCGCGTGGATGCTGATGGTTCGGTCTTTGTAAAGTCACCCGAAGGTGAACGCAAGATTGGCGAATGGCAGGCAGGCACCCCGGAAGAAGGCTTGGCGCACTTTGGTGCCCGCTACGACGATCTGTCTACCGAAATCGAGCTGCTGGAATCCCGCCTGAAGGCACATCCGGACGATGCAGCGTCGATCAAAACAACCGCTGCAGAGCTGCGGGACTCCCTGCCCACGCAGGCGGTGATTGGTGATATTGCCGCCTTGGACAAGCGCCTGAGCACCGTCATTGAGCATTCCGTGGAAGCCGGAGAGCAGGCGCAGGCTGACAAGGCTCGCCGCCGCGAAGAGGCAATCGCCAAGAAGGAAAAGCTGGCGGCCGAGGCCGAGGACATCGCCGCCAACTCGACGGAGTGGAAGGCCGCCGGCGACCGCATCCGCGCCATCCTCGAGGAATGGAAGCAGATTCGTGGCATCGACCGTCAGACGGATGATGCACTGTGGAAGCGCTACTCCCGCGCCCGCGATTCCTTCAACCGTCGTCGGGGCTCGCATTTCGCCGAGCTCGATCGCAACCGCGCTGCAGCCCGCGCCAAGAAGGAAGAGCTAGTGGAGCGCGCAGAGGCTATTAAGGAATCCACCAACTGGGGTGAAACGGCGCGTGCTTACCGTGACCTCATGACGGAGTGGAAGGCCGCTGGCCGCGCTCCCCGTGAGATCGACGATAAACTCTGGGCCCGCTTCCGTGCCGCGCAGGACCACTTCTTCAACGCCCGCAACGCGGTGAACGATGAACGGGATAAGCAATTCGCAGAAAACGCCGCCGCCAAGGACGCGCTCATTGCGGAATATGACTCCCAGATTGATCCGTCCAAGTCCATCGACACTGCAAAAGCCAAGCTGCGGGAGCTGCAGGAAAAGTGGGAAGAGATTGGTTTCGTCCCGCGCAACCAGGTGCGCGAATACGAGTCTAAGATCTCGGCTTTGGAAAAGCGCGTGAGCGACGCCGAGGATTCGCAATGGCGCCGGACGGACCCAGAGGCCCAAGCCCGCGTGGCCCAGTTCCAGGCCAAGGTGGATGAATTCACCGCACAGGCGGAGGCCGCAGAAGCCAAGGGCAATAGCAAGAAGGCAGAAGAATTGCGCGCCCAGGCGCAGCAATGGCAGGAGTTCGCGGATGCCGCCGCGGCTGCTGTCAACGAAAAGTAG
- a CDS encoding GNAT family N-acetyltransferase — MFVQIVAPPGSAHAEPADCLRSFVFDANLAAQEASGDPAASGSPRRVLQRLQGSAESVTYLFGLTTAAMGTAGELGLPVISAAEPSPEIDFDGFIHISLSLLEETDNADIECVLAADLLPLPGEELEPEALGVTRALAREALRLTRQLGRKNAQVGMLYPPDADHTYDPMSQAYLELGFHHKHAERQMYVDIQPTAPVLGAQVWPDYDIPEELLDDVLRLLTVASADAVYGDLSVEPIVWTRQRLKAAHARLRSRKAHTLLIGILERGRVVALTELSRHGDADPEVCEWTLTVTDRDYRRRGLATRAKQHAQYAVAHHWPTVRRAYCSVAQADPAMNALYARLGAHVISASSAYELTV, encoded by the coding sequence GTGTTCGTTCAGATAGTCGCTCCGCCGGGCTCGGCACACGCTGAGCCGGCGGATTGCCTCCGCAGCTTTGTCTTCGACGCTAACCTCGCCGCACAGGAAGCCAGCGGTGATCCCGCAGCCAGTGGCTCTCCACGCCGCGTGCTCCAACGTTTGCAAGGCTCCGCAGAGTCCGTGACTTACCTTTTCGGGCTCACTACCGCTGCTATGGGCACCGCGGGAGAACTGGGGCTGCCGGTCATTTCAGCAGCCGAGCCCAGCCCGGAAATCGACTTCGACGGTTTCATCCACATCTCACTTTCTCTCTTGGAAGAAACGGACAACGCCGATATCGAATGTGTCCTCGCCGCGGATCTCTTGCCCTTGCCTGGAGAGGAACTAGAGCCAGAGGCTCTCGGCGTTACCCGAGCCCTCGCCCGCGAGGCACTCCGGCTTACCCGTCAACTAGGCCGCAAGAATGCCCAGGTTGGCATGCTGTATCCGCCGGACGCGGACCATACCTACGATCCGATGTCGCAGGCTTATCTCGAATTGGGGTTTCACCACAAGCACGCCGAACGTCAGATGTACGTCGATATCCAGCCCACTGCCCCGGTGCTCGGTGCGCAGGTGTGGCCAGACTATGACATTCCGGAAGAACTACTGGATGATGTCCTGCGTCTGCTCACCGTTGCCTCCGCCGACGCCGTGTACGGTGACTTGAGTGTTGAGCCCATCGTGTGGACGCGGCAGCGTCTCAAGGCAGCTCACGCCCGGCTACGTTCCCGGAAGGCTCACACGTTGCTCATCGGTATTCTCGAGCGCGGTCGAGTCGTCGCGCTCACGGAGCTGTCGCGCCACGGCGATGCAGACCCCGAAGTATGCGAGTGGACGCTCACGGTCACCGACCGCGATTATCGCCGGCGTGGACTCGCCACACGCGCCAAGCAGCATGCTCAGTACGCAGTGGCCCACCACTGGCCCACTGTTCGCCGGGCGTACTGTTCTGTGGCCCAAGCTGATCCAGCAATGAACGCGCTCTATGCGCGCCTCGGCGCGCACGTCATCTCCGCCAGCAGCGCCTACGAGCTCACCGTGTAG